Proteins encoded in a region of the Moritella marina ATCC 15381 genome:
- a CDS encoding sigma-70 family RNA polymerase sigma factor, which translates to MELSNESNALDVYMYQVNRSSKLLTKEEEYETALASHEGDEKARKRMIQSNLRLVINIAKRYQHTSLPLVDIIQEGNTGLIHAVEKFDATKGFRFSTYAVWWIKNNIERFIMNQSRTIRVPIHIGKVYKRILKTAREQELDLQCTHDVMALAEFLEMQYEQVTEVLSYYFNEASLDKTIVTDRDSSTALVDMLEDYSICKPNDELEDADTLCYLSEVLGHLSERDRKIIELRFGLGEEDPLTLHVIGERLSMSRERIRQIINLSLQKIQPELLQNTVQKQDYLN; encoded by the coding sequence ATGGAATTATCTAACGAGTCCAATGCACTAGATGTATACATGTATCAAGTAAACCGAAGCAGTAAGTTATTAACGAAAGAAGAAGAATACGAAACAGCGCTCGCATCTCATGAAGGTGATGAGAAAGCGCGAAAACGCATGATCCAATCCAACTTACGTTTAGTGATTAATATTGCTAAACGCTACCAACATACCTCTTTACCGCTCGTTGATATCATCCAAGAAGGGAATACTGGATTAATTCATGCCGTTGAGAAATTTGATGCGACGAAAGGGTTTCGTTTTTCGACCTATGCGGTTTGGTGGATTAAAAATAATATCGAACGTTTTATTATGAATCAGTCACGTACTATTCGTGTCCCGATTCATATTGGTAAAGTATATAAACGTATTTTAAAAACAGCACGTGAACAAGAATTAGACTTACAGTGTACTCATGATGTGATGGCATTGGCAGAATTTTTGGAAATGCAGTACGAACAAGTTACTGAAGTGTTATCCTATTATTTCAATGAAGCGAGTTTAGATAAAACAATTGTTACTGACCGAGACTCGAGCACAGCATTAGTTGATATGTTAGAAGATTATTCTATCTGCAAACCGAATGATGAGCTCGAAGATGCTGATACTTTATGTTATTTAAGTGAAGTATTAGGGCACCTATCAGAACGTGATAGAAAAATCATTGAATTGAGGTTCGGACTTGGTGAAGAAGACCCACTGACACTGCATGTGATCGGTGAGCGTTTATCTATGTCGAGAGAGCGGATCCGCCAAATTATTAATTTAAGTTTACAGAAAATTCAGCCTGAGTTATTGCAAAATACAGTACAAAAACAAGATTACCTGAATTAA
- a CDS encoding type IV pilus modification PilV family protein yields MGNYRYYSQAGEGLIEVIICAFILSLSLFNITALKLTQAHIELQQSQYTAAWSLIDYKLKELRHLTDSTDEFAQLSSNQGGLMAAGETHYDQYRFHISWQVNVINTLRSDSSLSVLLKQVVVKVRWSDRGNIPHEIMSHTIFNEGIIIR; encoded by the coding sequence ATGGGCAATTATCGATACTATTCACAAGCAGGTGAGGGATTAATAGAAGTCATTATCTGTGCATTTATACTAAGCCTGTCACTCTTTAATATCACAGCACTCAAGCTTACGCAGGCGCATATTGAGTTACAGCAATCACAATATACAGCCGCATGGTCGTTGATTGATTATAAGTTGAAAGAACTACGTCATTTAACTGATTCGACAGATGAGTTTGCACAGCTATCTTCAAATCAAGGTGGCTTGATGGCGGCTGGTGAGACGCATTATGATCAATATCGCTTTCATATTAGTTGGCAGGTTAATGTGATAAACACGTTGAGAAGTGATAGCAGCTTATCAGTTTTACTAAAACAAGTTGTGGTTAAGGTCCGCTGGAGTGATCGCGGTAATATTCCACATGAAATTATGAGTCACACTATTTTTAATGAGGGTATTATCATTAGATAG
- a CDS encoding NAD-dependent malic enzyme, which yields MSTTNRPLYLPYAGSALLETPLLNKGSGFSAIERQSFNLTGLIPPMVESIQEQSERAYKQFCGFESAMDKHVYLRNIQDTNETLFYRLVDNHLEEMMPIIYTPTVGAACQQFSDIYRRARGLFISYPERENIDDILHNVNKQNVKVIVVTDGERILGLGDQGIGGMGIPIGKLSLYTSCGGISPANCLPIVLDVGTNNEKLLQDPMYMGWRKPRIDQDKYNEFLDLFIDAVKRRWPNVLLQFEDFAQQNAMPLLERYKDKICCFNDDIQGTAAVTLGSLMAACRAAKTKLSEQKVTFLGAGSAGCGIAEQIVAQMKSEGLSDSQARARVFMVDRFGVLTDKMPNLLDFQQKLVQHQGLRDEWEIDSDVISLLDVMIHAKPSILIGVSGQPGLFTEKVIRAMAENTERPIVFPLSNPTSRVEATPQDIIRWTEGRALVATGSPFPPVSYGDELITIAQCNNSYIFPGIGLGVLAAEATRITNAMLMAASRALADCSPLGRDGQGPLLPPLTDIHSVSKEIAFWVAKTAQLQGVALQTSDDVIRKNIAKNFWSPEYREYKRVAN from the coding sequence ATGAGCACCACAAATCGTCCTCTGTATTTACCCTACGCTGGCTCTGCATTATTAGAAACTCCTTTATTAAATAAAGGCAGTGGTTTTAGTGCTATTGAGCGCCAAAGTTTTAACCTAACGGGATTAATCCCACCTATGGTTGAATCTATCCAAGAACAATCTGAACGTGCATATAAGCAATTCTGTGGTTTTGAAAGTGCGATGGATAAACACGTTTATTTACGTAATATCCAAGATACTAATGAAACCTTGTTTTACCGTTTAGTGGATAATCATCTTGAAGAGATGATGCCAATCATTTATACCCCTACGGTTGGTGCTGCTTGTCAGCAATTCTCTGATATCTACCGTCGTGCTCGCGGTTTATTTATCTCTTACCCTGAACGTGAAAACATCGACGACATTCTACATAATGTAAATAAGCAGAATGTAAAAGTGATCGTAGTAACGGATGGCGAGCGTATTCTTGGTCTTGGTGACCAAGGTATCGGTGGCATGGGGATCCCAATTGGTAAGCTATCTCTTTATACTTCGTGTGGCGGTATTAGCCCGGCGAACTGTTTACCTATCGTATTAGATGTAGGTACCAATAACGAGAAACTACTGCAAGATCCTATGTACATGGGCTGGCGCAAACCACGTATTGACCAAGATAAATATAATGAATTTTTAGATTTGTTTATTGACGCTGTAAAACGCCGCTGGCCAAATGTATTGTTGCAGTTTGAAGATTTCGCTCAACAAAATGCCATGCCATTATTAGAACGCTATAAAGATAAAATTTGTTGTTTCAATGATGATATTCAAGGTACAGCTGCTGTTACATTAGGTAGCTTAATGGCTGCTTGTCGCGCTGCAAAAACTAAGTTAAGTGAACAAAAAGTGACTTTCTTGGGTGCCGGTTCTGCTGGTTGTGGTATCGCCGAGCAAATCGTTGCACAGATGAAATCTGAAGGTTTATCTGATAGCCAAGCACGTGCGCGCGTATTCATGGTTGACCGTTTTGGTGTGCTAACAGACAAAATGCCAAACTTATTAGATTTCCAACAGAAACTCGTACAGCACCAAGGTTTGCGTGATGAATGGGAAATCGACAGTGATGTTATTTCATTACTTGATGTGATGATACATGCAAAACCCTCTATTCTTATTGGTGTATCAGGACAGCCTGGTCTATTTACTGAGAAAGTAATTAGAGCGATGGCTGAGAATACCGAACGCCCGATTGTATTCCCGTTAAGTAACCCAACTTCACGTGTGGAAGCAACACCGCAAGATATTATTCGTTGGACAGAAGGTCGTGCACTCGTTGCTACTGGTAGCCCGTTCCCACCTGTGAGCTATGGTGATGAATTGATCACGATTGCACAGTGTAATAATAGCTATATCTTCCCTGGTATTGGTTTGGGTGTGCTCGCTGCAGAAGCTACGCGTATCACCAATGCTATGCTGATGGCTGCAAGTCGTGCATTAGCTGATTGCTCGCCGTTAGGTCGTGATGGACAAGGTCCATTGTTACCGCCATTAACGGATATTCACTCTGTGAGTAAAGAGATTGCTTTTTGGGTAGCCAAAACGGCACAGTTACAAGGTGTGGCACTGCAAACATCTGATGATGTGATCCGTAAAAATATTGCAAAGAATTTCTGGTCACCAGAATATCGTGAATATAAGCGTGTGGCTAACTAG
- the tdh gene encoding L-threonine 3-dehydrogenase — protein MKALAKLKPEQGIWMTDVEEPTLGHNDLLIKIRKTAICGTDIHIYNWDEWSQKTIPVPMVVGHEYVGEVVGIGQEVRGFSIGDRVSGEGHITCGHCRNCRAGRTHLCRNTTGVGVNRAGAFAELLVIPAFNAFKLPDDVSDDMAAIFDPFGNAVHTALSFDVVGEDVLITGAGPIGIMAAAVCKHVGARNVVITDVNEYRLDLAREMGVTRAVNVATESLQDVMDELKMTEGFDVGLEMSGVPSAFSDMLDKMNHGGKVAMLGIPPSTMNIDWGNVIFKGLVIKGIYGREMFETWYKMAALIQSGLDLTPIITHHFPIDQFQEGFDIMRSGMSGKVILDWA, from the coding sequence ATGAAAGCACTAGCAAAATTAAAACCTGAACAAGGTATTTGGATGACAGATGTTGAAGAGCCAACGCTTGGACACAATGACCTGTTAATCAAAATTCGTAAAACGGCAATTTGTGGTACAGATATCCATATCTACAACTGGGATGAATGGTCACAAAAGACGATCCCAGTACCTATGGTTGTTGGTCATGAATACGTGGGCGAAGTTGTTGGCATTGGCCAAGAAGTGCGTGGTTTCAGCATCGGCGATCGTGTTTCTGGCGAAGGTCACATTACTTGTGGTCACTGTCGTAACTGCCGTGCAGGCCGTACACATTTATGTCGTAACACCACAGGTGTTGGTGTTAACCGTGCAGGTGCATTCGCTGAACTATTAGTTATTCCTGCATTCAACGCATTCAAACTACCAGATGATGTTTCTGATGACATGGCTGCAATCTTTGACCCGTTTGGTAACGCAGTACACACCGCATTATCATTTGACGTTGTTGGTGAAGATGTATTAATTACTGGTGCTGGTCCAATTGGCATCATGGCTGCTGCAGTATGTAAGCACGTTGGCGCACGTAATGTTGTGATCACCGATGTGAACGAATACCGCTTAGATCTAGCACGTGAAATGGGTGTTACTCGCGCTGTAAACGTAGCGACTGAGTCACTTCAAGATGTAATGGACGAGCTTAAAATGACTGAAGGCTTCGATGTTGGTCTTGAAATGTCAGGCGTTCCATCAGCATTCAGCGATATGCTAGACAAGATGAACCATGGCGGTAAAGTGGCTATGCTAGGTATTCCACCAAGCACAATGAATATCGATTGGGGCAATGTTATCTTTAAAGGTTTAGTTATTAAAGGTATCTATGGTCGTGAAATGTTTGAAACTTGGTATAAAATGGCTGCATTAATCCAGTCAGGTTTAGACCTAACGCCAATCATTACACACCACTTCCCAATTGATCAATTCCAAGAAGGTTTTGATATTATGCGTTCAGGTATGTCAGGTAAAGTTATCCTCGATTGGGCATAA
- the yciA gene encoding acyl-CoA thioester hydrolase YciA, which translates to MTDKTTAVENNQKTSADKSRIPTGSLILRTLAMPADTNANGDIFGGWIMSQMDIAGGILAKEIAQGRVATISVDGMTFHQPVTVGDVVCCYGSCSRIGNSSMTIKLEIWVKPVINAPKFNFRYIVTEATFTYVAIDDNGKSRRIERTCEV; encoded by the coding sequence ATGACAGATAAAACAACAGCAGTAGAAAACAACCAAAAAACGTCAGCAGATAAATCGCGCATCCCAACGGGCAGTTTGATTTTACGTACGTTAGCAATGCCTGCTGATACCAATGCCAATGGGGATATTTTTGGTGGTTGGATCATGTCACAAATGGATATTGCAGGTGGTATTTTAGCGAAAGAGATCGCCCAGGGTAGGGTTGCTACTATTTCGGTCGATGGTATGACGTTCCATCAACCTGTTACCGTTGGGGATGTAGTTTGCTGTTATGGTTCATGCTCGCGCATTGGTAATTCATCAATGACGATCAAGCTAGAGATCTGGGTTAAACCTGTGATTAACGCGCCCAAATTTAATTTCCGTTATATTGTCACTGAAGCAACATTCACTTATGTCGCCATTGATGATAATGGTAAATCGCGTCGTATCGAGCGTACGTGTGAAGTTTAA
- a CDS encoding glycine C-acetyltransferase: MTISFYSQIQSQLEQTKADGLYKNERVITSAQNANIQVAGNEVVNFCANNYLGLANHADLIAAAQAGLDSHGFGMASVRFICGTQDKHKELESKISTFLGMEDTILYTSCFDANTGLFETLLGAEDAIISDELNHASIIDGVRLCKAKRFRYKNNNMASLEEQLIAADAAGVRHKLIATDGVFSMDGVIANLEGVCDLADKYNALVMVDDSHAVGFVGEGGRGTPEHCGVMDRVDIITGTLGKALGGASGGYTSAKKEVVDWLRQRSRPYLFSNSVAPAIVAASIRVIEMMEAGHDLRAKVKANAEHFRSEMSAAGFTLAGADHAIVPVMIGDAALAAEMSERLLAEGIYVIGFSFPVVPHGKARIRTQMSAAHSVEQIDIAIAAFTRIGKDLGII; this comes from the coding sequence ATGACCATATCATTTTATTCGCAAATTCAATCTCAGCTAGAACAAACTAAAGCTGATGGCCTTTATAAAAACGAGCGAGTGATCACTTCTGCCCAAAACGCCAACATTCAAGTGGCTGGCAATGAAGTTGTTAACTTCTGTGCGAACAACTACTTAGGTTTAGCTAATCACGCAGATCTTATTGCAGCGGCACAAGCAGGTTTAGATAGCCATGGTTTTGGTATGGCGTCAGTACGGTTTATCTGTGGTACGCAAGACAAGCATAAAGAATTAGAAAGCAAGATCAGTACTTTCCTTGGTATGGAAGATACTATTTTGTATACCTCTTGTTTTGATGCAAACACAGGTTTGTTCGAAACATTGTTAGGCGCTGAAGATGCAATCATCTCAGACGAACTTAACCATGCATCTATTATTGATGGTGTACGTTTATGTAAAGCCAAACGTTTCCGTTATAAAAATAACAACATGGCATCATTAGAAGAACAACTGATTGCTGCAGACGCTGCTGGCGTACGTCACAAGCTAATCGCCACTGATGGTGTATTCTCAATGGACGGCGTGATCGCGAACCTTGAAGGTGTTTGTGATCTTGCAGACAAATACAACGCATTAGTCATGGTTGATGATTCTCACGCCGTGGGTTTTGTTGGTGAAGGCGGTCGTGGTACCCCTGAACATTGTGGCGTTATGGATCGTGTTGACATCATCACGGGTACATTAGGTAAAGCACTTGGTGGCGCATCAGGCGGTTACACTTCAGCTAAAAAAGAAGTCGTTGATTGGTTACGTCAGCGTTCACGCCCGTACTTATTCTCTAATTCCGTTGCACCTGCAATCGTTGCAGCATCTATCCGTGTCATCGAAATGATGGAAGCAGGTCATGACCTACGTGCAAAAGTGAAAGCAAATGCAGAACATTTCCGCAGTGAAATGAGCGCTGCTGGCTTTACACTTGCTGGTGCTGACCACGCAATTGTGCCAGTTATGATCGGTGATGCAGCACTTGCCGCTGAAATGTCTGAGCGTTTACTTGCTGAAGGCATCTACGTCATTGGATTCTCTTTCCCTGTGGTACCACATGGTAAAGCCCGTATTCGTACACAAATGTCAGCAGCGCATAGCGTAGAACAAATTGATATTGCGATTGCCGCATTTACCCGTATCGGTAAAGACTTAGGCATTATCTAA
- the sstT gene encoding serine/threonine transporter SstT — MGSKVAGLLQLSLVKQIMISIIAGIALAYAAPNIAIEASLFGGLFVSALKAIAPLLVFVLVISAIANQASNTNANIRPIVTLYLLGTFAAAVVAVSLSFLFPVHLSLVTEAATNSAPSNITEVLRNLIYQVVDNPINAIVTSNFIGVLTWGIGFGAALKHSSPTTKQVIKDIADGVSKIVHVVIRFAPLGIFGLVASTFATVGFSAMVSYTHLLAVLLTSMAVVALVINPIILFVMSRQNPYPLIFQCLRESGITAFFTRSSAANIPVNMELCKKLNLHKDTYSVSIPLGATVNMGGAAITITVLTLAAVNTLGIAVDLPTALLLSLIAAISACGASGVAGGSLLLIPLACSLFGIDNDIAMQVVATGFIIGVLQDSAETALNSSTDVVFTAAVSHAYERKTDV; from the coding sequence ATGGGTAGTAAAGTAGCAGGGCTTTTGCAACTGAGTTTGGTTAAGCAAATCATGATTAGTATTATTGCGGGTATCGCGTTAGCGTATGCAGCTCCGAATATTGCTATTGAAGCGAGTTTATTTGGTGGGTTATTTGTTAGTGCGCTGAAAGCGATCGCACCTTTATTAGTGTTTGTATTAGTGATCTCTGCAATTGCAAATCAAGCGTCGAATACGAATGCTAATATACGTCCGATTGTGACCTTGTATTTATTAGGTACCTTTGCCGCTGCGGTTGTCGCTGTTAGCTTAAGTTTCTTATTTCCTGTGCACCTTAGTTTAGTGACGGAAGCGGCAACGAATTCTGCGCCGAGTAATATTACTGAAGTATTGCGTAACTTGATCTACCAGGTTGTTGATAACCCAATTAATGCCATTGTAACGAGTAACTTTATTGGTGTTTTAACCTGGGGTATTGGTTTTGGTGCTGCACTAAAACATTCTTCTCCAACAACAAAACAAGTGATCAAAGACATTGCTGATGGCGTATCTAAAATTGTACACGTGGTCATTCGTTTTGCACCGCTTGGTATCTTTGGTTTAGTGGCGTCAACATTTGCGACCGTTGGCTTCTCGGCAATGGTAAGTTATACCCATCTGTTAGCTGTATTGTTAACGTCAATGGCTGTTGTTGCATTAGTGATTAACCCAATTATTTTGTTCGTTATGTCACGTCAAAATCCATACCCACTTATTTTTCAATGCTTACGTGAAAGTGGTATTACAGCCTTCTTCACGCGTTCATCTGCAGCAAATATCCCAGTGAATATGGAACTGTGTAAAAAACTTAATTTACATAAAGATACTTACTCGGTATCAATCCCACTAGGCGCTACAGTTAACATGGGTGGTGCAGCAATCACTATCACGGTATTAACATTAGCGGCTGTGAATACTTTGGGTATTGCAGTTGATTTACCGACAGCATTATTACTCAGCTTGATTGCGGCTATTTCTGCATGTGGTGCATCCGGTGTTGCTGGCGGTTCATTGTTGTTAATTCCATTAGCGTGTAGTTTATTTGGTATTGATAACGATATTGCGATGCAAGTTGTCGCGACTGGTTTCATTATTGGCGTATTACAAGATTCAGCTGAAACTGCGTTAAATAGCTCTACAGACGTGGTATTTACAGCCGCTGTGAGTCATGCTTACGAAAGAAAAACAGACGTATAA
- the ltaE gene encoding low-specificity L-threonine aldolase: MFDFRSDTVTQPTAAMRNAMATAVVGDDVYGDDPTVNQLESMAAERYGFDAAIFCSSGTQANLLAIMAHCQRGDEYICGQNAHNYRWEGGGAAVLGSVQPQPIANEADGSICLQAIRDNIKPDDAHHARTKLLSLENTIGGKVLSLEYLAQAQALAFEHGLRIHLDGARVFNAAVKLNVDASEITQYFDSASICLSKGLAAPVGSLLLGSDALIRSARRWRKMLGGGMRQAGILAAAGILALDEQVEKLRIDHDNTQYLAQQLLTLPEFTFDLDSVQTNMIFTQYTGKDGKALAAYLRTKDIIISASNAIRFVVHQDITVDAIDLLITEIKHFHTM; this comes from the coding sequence ATGTTTGACTTTAGAAGTGATACTGTCACACAACCAACAGCAGCAATGCGTAACGCGATGGCAACTGCCGTTGTTGGTGATGATGTTTACGGTGATGACCCAACGGTAAATCAATTGGAATCGATGGCCGCTGAGCGTTATGGATTCGATGCCGCTATTTTCTGTTCGTCAGGTACGCAAGCTAATTTGTTAGCCATTATGGCGCATTGCCAACGTGGTGATGAATATATTTGTGGTCAAAATGCCCATAACTATCGTTGGGAAGGCGGCGGTGCAGCAGTACTTGGCAGCGTACAACCACAACCGATTGCGAATGAAGCAGACGGTAGTATTTGTCTACAAGCTATCCGTGACAATATTAAACCTGATGACGCTCACCATGCTAGAACTAAATTATTGTCATTAGAAAATACCATTGGCGGCAAAGTATTATCACTTGAGTATTTGGCCCAAGCTCAAGCATTGGCGTTTGAGCATGGCTTACGTATTCACCTTGACGGTGCTCGAGTTTTTAATGCTGCCGTTAAACTGAATGTAGATGCCAGTGAAATCACCCAATATTTTGATTCTGCATCGATTTGTTTATCGAAAGGGTTGGCTGCTCCAGTGGGGTCATTGTTGCTTGGCAGTGATGCATTAATTCGCAGTGCTCGACGCTGGCGTAAAATGCTTGGCGGCGGTATGCGTCAAGCTGGTATTTTAGCCGCAGCGGGTATTTTAGCGCTTGATGAGCAGGTTGAAAAATTGCGTATCGATCATGACAATACTCAATACTTAGCGCAGCAATTATTGACGCTACCAGAATTTACGTTCGATTTAGACAGTGTACAAACCAATATGATTTTTACCCAATACACGGGTAAAGATGGTAAAGCGCTTGCGGCATATTTACGGACTAAAGACATCATTATTAGTGCAAGTAACGCGATCCGTTTTGTAGTACACCAAGATATTACAGTTGACGCAATCGACTTATTAATTACAGAGATTAAGCATTTTCATACGATGTAA
- a CDS encoding pilus assembly FimT family protein, which produces MTMQYRKKIQGVTLFDLLIGLAIVSIMAAISLPSCSYYINKHKILNLTRQLVESLYVTRQLAIARGQVHYFNLNSPYDVDGHSNVNSNVNSNVNSNVNSKESIAAKACWVISAIRDCNCVLSTVACQSHYGSTLNNVNTISVTVNRPSLSFSPLFGKTNGATYLLRLEDFVVAVIVSSQGRIRVCMVSGESANYAPC; this is translated from the coding sequence ATGACGATGCAATATAGAAAAAAAATACAGGGCGTAACGCTGTTCGACTTACTGATAGGCCTAGCCATCGTGTCGATAATGGCTGCGATTAGTTTACCTTCATGCAGTTATTATATTAATAAACATAAAATACTAAATCTTACTCGGCAACTTGTTGAATCGCTTTATGTGACCAGACAACTCGCGATAGCCAGGGGCCAAGTACATTATTTTAATTTGAATTCTCCTTATGATGTAGATGGGCATAGTAATGTAAATAGTAATGTAAATAGTAATGTAAATAGTAATGTAAATAGTAAGGAGTCCATTGCGGCTAAAGCTTGTTGGGTTATTAGCGCGATTCGAGATTGCAATTGCGTCCTTTCGACAGTCGCATGCCAATCTCACTATGGTAGTACGCTCAATAATGTAAATACGATTTCGGTGACGGTAAATCGTCCTAGTTTATCTTTTTCACCTTTGTTCGGAAAGACGAATGGGGCGACCTATTTACTGAGGTTAGAGGATTTTGTCGTTGCAGTGATCGTAAGTTCTCAAGGACGTATTCGTGTTTGTATGGTGAGCGGTGAGAGTGCTAACTATGCACCATGTTAA
- a CDS encoding outer membrane protein transport protein has translation MKTLRCTYPIIILACVSTQSLAAGFQLNAQSATGLGRAYAGDAIIADNASVMAKNSAAMALFDQPSLSVGAISVVSDVDITDASYTPSRGQTVDASVDDIANNAFIPNFYYVHPIADSGLTLGLAMYSNFGTSVEFPDDYVASEFGGETSLTSINIGLSAAYQVTEKLSLGAGLDIIHGEGKITRGSLLDVEVDGVDYGFNLGLAYEFNDDNRIGLSYRYSPDLEADGDVNMMGEGEASSINIPLPDMLELSGYHRVMPKLAFHYSVQYLQWSEFDSLTSDEFSSSIKDYEWADAGHVSVGTTYYPSESWELRAGYMYDHAPTDTLQSMSIPDSNRHWLSVGTTYKLSPSQSIDLGVSYILGEDTAVEESLTVVGESHINGVVESSAWLFGLQYNHSF, from the coding sequence ATGAAAACTTTACGTTGCACCTACCCTATCATCATCCTAGCTTGCGTAAGCACTCAATCTCTCGCTGCTGGTTTTCAACTTAATGCCCAATCAGCCACAGGTTTAGGCCGTGCATACGCCGGTGATGCCATCATTGCTGATAATGCATCAGTCATGGCAAAGAACAGTGCTGCGATGGCACTTTTTGATCAACCGTCATTATCTGTCGGTGCCATTAGCGTGGTCAGTGATGTGGATATCACTGACGCATCTTATACACCAAGTAGAGGCCAAACTGTCGATGCGAGTGTTGACGACATTGCCAATAATGCCTTTATTCCTAATTTCTACTATGTACATCCTATTGCGGACTCTGGTTTAACACTGGGTCTGGCTATGTATTCTAACTTTGGCACCAGTGTCGAATTTCCGGATGATTACGTAGCCAGTGAATTCGGTGGCGAAACATCACTTACTAGTATCAATATAGGTCTTTCTGCCGCTTACCAAGTCACCGAAAAACTAAGTTTAGGTGCAGGTTTAGATATTATCCATGGAGAAGGAAAAATAACCCGTGGTAGCCTACTTGATGTTGAAGTTGACGGTGTTGATTATGGTTTTAACTTAGGTTTAGCATATGAATTTAACGACGATAACCGCATCGGTTTAAGTTATCGTTACAGTCCGGATTTAGAAGCCGACGGTGATGTCAATATGATGGGCGAAGGAGAGGCTAGCAGTATTAATATTCCACTACCTGACATGCTAGAGTTATCAGGTTATCACAGAGTGATGCCAAAGCTCGCGTTCCACTACAGCGTCCAATACTTGCAATGGTCTGAATTTGACTCATTAACATCTGATGAATTTAGCAGTAGTATTAAAGATTATGAGTGGGCTGATGCGGGGCATGTTTCTGTTGGTACTACCTATTACCCATCAGAAAGCTGGGAATTACGCGCGGGTTATATGTATGATCATGCGCCAACAGACACGCTCCAATCAATGTCGATTCCCGATTCTAATCGTCACTGGTTATCAGTCGGTACTACATACAAACTATCGCCATCACAAAGTATTGATTTAGGTGTCAGCTATATTCTTGGTGAAGATACAGCGGTAGAAGAAAGTCTCACGGTCGTGGGAGAATCTCATATTAACGGTGTTGTTGAATCCAGCGCTTGGTTATTTGGTTTACAGTATAACCACTCGTTCTAA
- a CDS encoding winged helix-turn-helix domain-containing protein encodes MMIVNENYVVDFDNAIILSLSTGLRTSLGSNEVSLLRYMIKHQGQLLLRQDLMEEVWLSKGIIVEDSSLLHAISNCRKALEDKDTQIIQTQRGKGYAFLGKVSPYSSKQSEDVDSKTLAEAQNTPSNIKVSIQRHFLNTYGRYIAAYLMMSGVSFMLWHTFSSPWASAEHYYIEQFAECAFIDPETETEMIFQDVTVYHANGLSLLIDIDDASISYQDDLEVNCE; translated from the coding sequence ATGATGATCGTTAATGAAAATTATGTCGTAGATTTCGATAATGCAATAATCTTGAGTTTAAGTACTGGATTACGCACAAGTTTAGGCAGTAATGAAGTGTCACTATTACGCTATATGATTAAGCATCAAGGGCAATTGCTACTGCGTCAAGATTTGATGGAGGAAGTGTGGTTAAGCAAGGGCATTATTGTTGAAGATAGCAGCTTGTTACACGCAATTTCTAATTGTCGAAAAGCACTCGAAGATAAAGATACACAAATTATTCAAACTCAACGTGGTAAAGGGTATGCTTTTTTAGGCAAGGTCAGTCCTTATTCTTCGAAGCAGAGCGAAGACGTCGACAGCAAAACACTGGCTGAGGCGCAAAATACCCCGTCAAATATTAAGGTCTCGATTCAGCGTCATTTTTTAAATACCTACGGACGTTATATCGCGGCGTATCTGATGATGTCAGGTGTATCCTTTATGTTGTGGCACACCTTTTCATCACCATGGGCATCTGCAGAGCATTACTATATTGAGCAGTTTGCTGAGTGCGCCTTTATTGATCCTGAGACTGAAACAGAAATGATATTTCAGGATGTGACTGTTTATCATGCCAATGGCTTATCGTTATTAATTGATATTGACGATGCGTCGATCAGTTATCAAGATGATTTGGAGGTGAACTGTGAATAA